One stretch of Ipomoea triloba cultivar NCNSP0323 chromosome 8, ASM357664v1 DNA includes these proteins:
- the LOC116026652 gene encoding CRM-domain containing factor CFM3, chloroplastic/mitochondrial-like isoform X3 — MAAYPSPLNFLSPSVHLYFYNPLLPTHSPTSFRTLRFKLYCSSQTTHSEIRYTTPTRKKRKPRASFLEKIQEKWSVKPTSSRQSFPWQEQKSELTVEEISEPGLQFFANGIENEEEKVEVSDSVSSSNSRIEVKLPPWAHGALPREHLFSSDARILEDTEEERINVSGFIETFENDDSDSRFQDLKALVEEVSFDSEVVETDKFDAKFTSNGIISQKSETLVQGFPFSGNFSSTVQEPNFDGESEDEVKLEGFQTYKGTYLKENSSKVFKNSVNVRGLNDPNDLLRLPWEGDSKYARKEKLGMSNTQVAEKSIPELELKRLRNVALRTYERIKVGAAGITQALVDSIHEKWKEDEIVKLKFEGPQSHNMKRTHEMLEAKTGGLVIWRSGSSIVIYKGLSYAFDCVKSFVKQNKANLDTLELSRDSVDNSGIKYLNGVHGTSKSYSNSLTEEEKMDLSELNLLLDELGPRFEDWNGRYPLPVDADLLPAVIPGYKPPFRRLPYGVRQNLRDREMTYFRRTARGMPPHFALGRNRELQGLAAAMVKLWERNAIAKIAIKRGVHNTCNERMAEELKVLTGGTLLSRNKDYIVFYRGNDFLAPAVTEALKEAETRNTLQQEHEEQARQAAATSIVSNRRTAKRPLVAGTLAETIAATSRWANPPSNQEIEKMMKDAAEARHATLIRFLEYKLALANRKVKKAERALQKLQKNLEPAELPTDLETLTSEERFLFRKMGLSMKPFLVLGRREVFDGTIQNIHLHWKYRELVKINVERKTFPQVKHFAISLEAESGGVLVSIDKTTRGHAIILYRGKNYQRPSEFRPKNLLTRRQALARSIELQRREALKHHILELKDKIENMKSDLDETKTVKEIDEEALYSRLEAFADDEDMEEVSAPFPFPLKS, encoded by the exons ATGGCTGCTTATCCATCGCCACTGAATTTTCTTTCTCCTTCAGTACATCTCTACTTTTACAATCCACTCTTACCAACCCATTCTCCTACAAGTTTCAGAACTCTAAGGTTCAAACTCTACTGTTCTTCTCAAACAACCCACTCTGAAATAAGATACACCACTCCcacaaggaagaagagaaaGCCTAGGGCAAGCTTCCTagaaaaaattcaagaaaaatggTCTGTAAAACCCACTTCCTCGAGACAAAGCTTCCCTTGGCAAGAACAAAAATCGGAGCTAACAGTTGAAGAAATTTCAGAGCCTGGGCTGCAATTTTTTGCGAATGGAattgaaaatgaagaagaaaaagtagAAGTTAGTGACTCAGTGAGTAGTAGTAATTCAAGAATTGAGGTAAAGCTTCCTCCCTGGGCTCATGGAGCCCTGCCCAGAGAACATTTGTTTAGTTCTGATGCTAGAATTTTAGAAGATACTGAGGAGGAAAGGATAAATGTTAGTGGATTTATTGAGACTTTCGAAAATGATGATTCTGATAGTCGCTTTCAAGACCTGAAAGCTTTAGTTGAAGAGGTGAGTTTTGATTCTGAAGTGGTTGAAACTGATAAGTTTGATGCAAAATTTACCTCAAATGGTATTATTTCACAAAAAAGTGAAACGTTGGTTCAAGGCTTTCCCTTTAGTGGGAATTTCTCTAGCACTGTTCAAGAACCCAATTTTGATGGTGAAAGTGAAGATGAAGTTAAACTTGAAGGATTTCAGACCTACAAAGGCACTTACTTAAAAGAGAACTCatctaaggtttttaaaaacTCTGTCAATGTTAGGGGCTTGAATGATCCTAATGATTTGTTGAGATTGCCTTGGGAAGGAGACAGTAAATATGCAAGGAAAGAGAAGCTAGGAATGAGCAATACACAGGTAGCAGAGAAATCAATACCTGAGCTTGAGCTGAAGAGACTTAGAAATGTGGCGTTGAGGACGTACGAAAGAATAAAGGTTGGAGCAGCTGGTATAACACAGGCATTGGTGGATTCTATTCATGAGAAATGGAAGGAGGATGAGATTGTGAAATTGAAGTTTGAAGGTCCTCAGTCACATAACATGAAGAGGACACATGAGATGCTTGAG GCTAAAACAGGAGGATTGGTGATTTGGAGATCAGGCAGTTCAATAGTGATATACAAAGGACTATCATATGCATTTGATTGTGTAAAATCATTtgttaaacaaaataaagctAATTTGGATACATTAGAATTGTCTCGAGATTCGGTGGATAACAGTggaattaaatatttgaatggAGTACATGGAACATCAAAGTCTTATTCGAATAGTCTaacagaagaagaaaagatgGATTTAAGTGAGCTCAATCTTCTTTTGGATGAGCTCGGCCCGCGTTTTGAAGATTGGAATGGTCGTTATCCTCTTCCCGTGGATGCAGATTTATTGCCTGCTGTTATTCCTGGATATAAACCTCCTTTCAGACGTCTCCCTTATGGTGTTAGACAGAATTTAAGAGACAGAGAAATGACATACTTTCGTAGGACAGCGCGAGGGATGCCCCCACATTTTGCGCTAG GAAGAAACCGAGAGCTGCAAGGTCTGGCTGCTGCAATGGTGAAGCTATGGGAAAGAAACGCTATTGCAAAG ATTGCCATCAAACGTGGTGTGCATAATACATGCAATGAAAGGATGGCAGAAGAACTCAAG GTGTTGACGGGAGGAACACTCTTATCTCGTAATAAGGACTATATAGTCTTTTATAGGGGTAATGACTTCTTGGCACCGGCTGTTACAGAAGCGTTAAAAGAAGCAGAGACACGGAATACTCTTCAACAAGAACATGAAGAACAAGCACGACAGGCAGCAGCAACCTCTATTGTTTCAAACCGTAGGACTGCTAAAAGGCCATTGGTTGCAGGAACCCTTGCTGAGACCATAGCAGCAACTTCACGCTGGGCTAACCCACCCAGTAATCAAGAGATAGAGAAAATGATGAAAGATGCAGCTGAAGCTAGGCATGCTACTCTGATCAGATTTCTTGAATACAAGCTGGCTCTT GCAAATAGGAAAGTGAAAAAGGCGGAGAGGGCTTTACAAAAGTTGCAGAAGAATCTGGAACCAGCTGAGCTGCCAACTGATTTGGAAACGTTAACTTCTGAAGAGAGGTTTTTATTCCGTAAAATGGGTCTGAGCATGAAACCTTTTTTGGTTCTAG GGAGGCGAGAGGTTTTTGATGGCACCATACAAAACATTCATTTACACTGGAAGTACCGGGAGTTGGTAAAGATCAATGTAGAACGAAAAACCTTTCCACAAGTGAAACATTTTGCAATTAGCCTTGAGGCTGAAAGTGGCGGGGTTCTAGTATCTATTGACAAAACTACTCGAGGCCATGCAATTATCCTCTATCGAGGCAAGAATTATCAGCGACCCAGTGAATTCAGACCTAAAAATCTTCTAACAAGGAGGCAGGCATTGGCACGTTCAATAGAACTTCAAAGAAGGGAG GCATTAAAACATCATATATTGGAGTTGAAGGATAAGATCGAGAATATGAAATCCGATCTG GATGAAACGAAAACTGTGAAGGAGATTGATGAGGAGGCCTTGTACTCTCGGTTAGAAGCATTTGCTGATGACGAGGACATGGAAGAGGTGAGTGCCCCTTTTCCATTTCCCCTTAAAAGTTAA
- the LOC116026652 gene encoding CRM-domain containing factor CFM3, chloroplastic/mitochondrial-like isoform X2 yields MAAYPSPLNFLSPSVHLYFYNPLLPTHSPTSFRTLRFKLYCSSQTTHSEIRYTTPTRKKRKPRASFLEKIQEKWSVKPTSSRQSFPWQEQKSELTVEEISEPGLQFFANGIENEEEKVEVSDSVSSSNSRIEVKLPPWAHGALPREHLFSSDARILEDTEEERINVSGFIETFENDDSDSRFQDLKALVEEVSFDSEVVETDKFDAKFTSNGIISQKSETLVQGFPFSGNFSSTVQEPNFDGESEDEVKLEGFQTYKGTYLKENSSKVFKNSVNVRGLNDPNDLLRLPWEGDSKYARKEKLGMSNTQVAEKSIPELELKRLRNVALRTYERIKVGAAGITQALVDSIHEKWKEDEIVKLKFEGPQSHNMKRTHEMLEAKTGGLVIWRSGSSIVIYKGLSYAFDCVKSFVKQNKANLDTLELSRDSVDNSGIKYLNGVHGTSKSYSNSLTEEEKMDLSELNLLLDELGPRFEDWNGRYPLPVDADLLPAVIPGYKPPFRRLPYGVRQNLRDREMTYFRRTARGMPPHFALGRNRELQGLAAAMVKLWERNAIAKIAIKRGWERNAIAKIAIKRGVHNTCNERMAEELKVLTGGTLLSRNKDYIVFYRGNDFLAPAVTEALKEAETRNTLQQEHEEQARQAAATSIVSNRRTAKRPLVAGTLAETIAATSRWANPPSNQEIEKMMKDAAEARHATLIRFLEYKLALANRKVKKAERALQKLQKNLEPAELPTDLETLTSEERFLFRKMGLSMKPFLVLGRREVFDGTIQNIHLHWKYRELVKINVERKTFPQVKHFAISLEAESGGVLVSIDKTTRGHAIILYRGKNYQRPSEFRPKNLLTRRQALARSIELQRREALKHHILELKDKIENMKSDLDETKTVKEIDEEALYSRLEAFADDEDMEEDFTPAGR; encoded by the exons ATGGCTGCTTATCCATCGCCACTGAATTTTCTTTCTCCTTCAGTACATCTCTACTTTTACAATCCACTCTTACCAACCCATTCTCCTACAAGTTTCAGAACTCTAAGGTTCAAACTCTACTGTTCTTCTCAAACAACCCACTCTGAAATAAGATACACCACTCCcacaaggaagaagagaaaGCCTAGGGCAAGCTTCCTagaaaaaattcaagaaaaatggTCTGTAAAACCCACTTCCTCGAGACAAAGCTTCCCTTGGCAAGAACAAAAATCGGAGCTAACAGTTGAAGAAATTTCAGAGCCTGGGCTGCAATTTTTTGCGAATGGAattgaaaatgaagaagaaaaagtagAAGTTAGTGACTCAGTGAGTAGTAGTAATTCAAGAATTGAGGTAAAGCTTCCTCCCTGGGCTCATGGAGCCCTGCCCAGAGAACATTTGTTTAGTTCTGATGCTAGAATTTTAGAAGATACTGAGGAGGAAAGGATAAATGTTAGTGGATTTATTGAGACTTTCGAAAATGATGATTCTGATAGTCGCTTTCAAGACCTGAAAGCTTTAGTTGAAGAGGTGAGTTTTGATTCTGAAGTGGTTGAAACTGATAAGTTTGATGCAAAATTTACCTCAAATGGTATTATTTCACAAAAAAGTGAAACGTTGGTTCAAGGCTTTCCCTTTAGTGGGAATTTCTCTAGCACTGTTCAAGAACCCAATTTTGATGGTGAAAGTGAAGATGAAGTTAAACTTGAAGGATTTCAGACCTACAAAGGCACTTACTTAAAAGAGAACTCatctaaggtttttaaaaacTCTGTCAATGTTAGGGGCTTGAATGATCCTAATGATTTGTTGAGATTGCCTTGGGAAGGAGACAGTAAATATGCAAGGAAAGAGAAGCTAGGAATGAGCAATACACAGGTAGCAGAGAAATCAATACCTGAGCTTGAGCTGAAGAGACTTAGAAATGTGGCGTTGAGGACGTACGAAAGAATAAAGGTTGGAGCAGCTGGTATAACACAGGCATTGGTGGATTCTATTCATGAGAAATGGAAGGAGGATGAGATTGTGAAATTGAAGTTTGAAGGTCCTCAGTCACATAACATGAAGAGGACACATGAGATGCTTGAG GCTAAAACAGGAGGATTGGTGATTTGGAGATCAGGCAGTTCAATAGTGATATACAAAGGACTATCATATGCATTTGATTGTGTAAAATCATTtgttaaacaaaataaagctAATTTGGATACATTAGAATTGTCTCGAGATTCGGTGGATAACAGTggaattaaatatttgaatggAGTACATGGAACATCAAAGTCTTATTCGAATAGTCTaacagaagaagaaaagatgGATTTAAGTGAGCTCAATCTTCTTTTGGATGAGCTCGGCCCGCGTTTTGAAGATTGGAATGGTCGTTATCCTCTTCCCGTGGATGCAGATTTATTGCCTGCTGTTATTCCTGGATATAAACCTCCTTTCAGACGTCTCCCTTATGGTGTTAGACAGAATTTAAGAGACAGAGAAATGACATACTTTCGTAGGACAGCGCGAGGGATGCCCCCACATTTTGCGCTAG GAAGAAACCGAGAGCTGCAAGGTCTGGCTGCTGCAATGGTGAAGCTATGGGAAAGAAACGCTATTGCAAAGATTGCCATCAAACGTGGATGGGAAAGAAACGCTATTGCAAAGATTGCCATCAAACGTGGTGTGCATAATACATGCAATGAAAGGATGGCAGAAGAACTCAAG GTGTTGACGGGAGGAACACTCTTATCTCGTAATAAGGACTATATAGTCTTTTATAGGGGTAATGACTTCTTGGCACCGGCTGTTACAGAAGCGTTAAAAGAAGCAGAGACACGGAATACTCTTCAACAAGAACATGAAGAACAAGCACGACAGGCAGCAGCAACCTCTATTGTTTCAAACCGTAGGACTGCTAAAAGGCCATTGGTTGCAGGAACCCTTGCTGAGACCATAGCAGCAACTTCACGCTGGGCTAACCCACCCAGTAATCAAGAGATAGAGAAAATGATGAAAGATGCAGCTGAAGCTAGGCATGCTACTCTGATCAGATTTCTTGAATACAAGCTGGCTCTT GCAAATAGGAAAGTGAAAAAGGCGGAGAGGGCTTTACAAAAGTTGCAGAAGAATCTGGAACCAGCTGAGCTGCCAACTGATTTGGAAACGTTAACTTCTGAAGAGAGGTTTTTATTCCGTAAAATGGGTCTGAGCATGAAACCTTTTTTGGTTCTAG GGAGGCGAGAGGTTTTTGATGGCACCATACAAAACATTCATTTACACTGGAAGTACCGGGAGTTGGTAAAGATCAATGTAGAACGAAAAACCTTTCCACAAGTGAAACATTTTGCAATTAGCCTTGAGGCTGAAAGTGGCGGGGTTCTAGTATCTATTGACAAAACTACTCGAGGCCATGCAATTATCCTCTATCGAGGCAAGAATTATCAGCGACCCAGTGAATTCAGACCTAAAAATCTTCTAACAAGGAGGCAGGCATTGGCACGTTCAATAGAACTTCAAAGAAGGGAG GCATTAAAACATCATATATTGGAGTTGAAGGATAAGATCGAGAATATGAAATCCGATCTG GATGAAACGAAAACTGTGAAGGAGATTGATGAGGAGGCCTTGTACTCTCGGTTAGAAGCATTTGCTGATGACGAGGACATGGAAGAG GACTTCACTCCAGCCGGAAGATAG
- the LOC116026652 gene encoding CRM-domain containing factor CFM3, chloroplastic/mitochondrial-like isoform X1, translating to MAAYPSPLNFLSPSVHLYFYNPLLPTHSPTSFRTLRFKLYCSSQTTHSEIRYTTPTRKKRKPRASFLEKIQEKWSVKPTSSRQSFPWQEQKSELTVEEISEPGLQFFANGIENEEEKVEVSDSVSSSNSRIEVKLPPWAHGALPREHLFSSDARILEDTEEERINVSGFIETFENDDSDSRFQDLKALVEEVSFDSEVVETDKFDAKFTSNGIISQKSETLVQGFPFSGNFSSTVQEPNFDGESEDEVKLEGFQTYKGTYLKENSSKVFKNSVNVRGLNDPNDLLRLPWEGDSKYARKEKLGMSNTQVAEKSIPELELKRLRNVALRTYERIKVGAAGITQALVDSIHEKWKEDEIVKLKFEGPQSHNMKRTHEMLEAKTGGLVIWRSGSSIVIYKGLSYAFDCVKSFVKQNKANLDTLELSRDSVDNSGIKYLNGVHGTSKSYSNSLTEEEKMDLSELNLLLDELGPRFEDWNGRYPLPVDADLLPAVIPGYKPPFRRLPYGVRQNLRDREMTYFRRTARGMPPHFALGRNRELQGLAAAMVKLWERNAIAKIAIKRGWERNAIAKIAIKRGVHNTCNERMAEELKVLTGGTLLSRNKDYIVFYRGNDFLAPAVTEALKEAETRNTLQQEHEEQARQAAATSIVSNRRTAKRPLVAGTLAETIAATSRWANPPSNQEIEKMMKDAAEARHATLIRFLEYKLALANRKVKKAERALQKLQKNLEPAELPTDLETLTSEERFLFRKMGLSMKPFLVLGRREVFDGTIQNIHLHWKYRELVKINVERKTFPQVKHFAISLEAESGGVLVSIDKTTRGHAIILYRGKNYQRPSEFRPKNLLTRRQALARSIELQRREALKHHILELKDKIENMKSDLDETKTVKEIDEEALYSRLEAFADDEDMEEVSAPFPFPLKS from the exons ATGGCTGCTTATCCATCGCCACTGAATTTTCTTTCTCCTTCAGTACATCTCTACTTTTACAATCCACTCTTACCAACCCATTCTCCTACAAGTTTCAGAACTCTAAGGTTCAAACTCTACTGTTCTTCTCAAACAACCCACTCTGAAATAAGATACACCACTCCcacaaggaagaagagaaaGCCTAGGGCAAGCTTCCTagaaaaaattcaagaaaaatggTCTGTAAAACCCACTTCCTCGAGACAAAGCTTCCCTTGGCAAGAACAAAAATCGGAGCTAACAGTTGAAGAAATTTCAGAGCCTGGGCTGCAATTTTTTGCGAATGGAattgaaaatgaagaagaaaaagtagAAGTTAGTGACTCAGTGAGTAGTAGTAATTCAAGAATTGAGGTAAAGCTTCCTCCCTGGGCTCATGGAGCCCTGCCCAGAGAACATTTGTTTAGTTCTGATGCTAGAATTTTAGAAGATACTGAGGAGGAAAGGATAAATGTTAGTGGATTTATTGAGACTTTCGAAAATGATGATTCTGATAGTCGCTTTCAAGACCTGAAAGCTTTAGTTGAAGAGGTGAGTTTTGATTCTGAAGTGGTTGAAACTGATAAGTTTGATGCAAAATTTACCTCAAATGGTATTATTTCACAAAAAAGTGAAACGTTGGTTCAAGGCTTTCCCTTTAGTGGGAATTTCTCTAGCACTGTTCAAGAACCCAATTTTGATGGTGAAAGTGAAGATGAAGTTAAACTTGAAGGATTTCAGACCTACAAAGGCACTTACTTAAAAGAGAACTCatctaaggtttttaaaaacTCTGTCAATGTTAGGGGCTTGAATGATCCTAATGATTTGTTGAGATTGCCTTGGGAAGGAGACAGTAAATATGCAAGGAAAGAGAAGCTAGGAATGAGCAATACACAGGTAGCAGAGAAATCAATACCTGAGCTTGAGCTGAAGAGACTTAGAAATGTGGCGTTGAGGACGTACGAAAGAATAAAGGTTGGAGCAGCTGGTATAACACAGGCATTGGTGGATTCTATTCATGAGAAATGGAAGGAGGATGAGATTGTGAAATTGAAGTTTGAAGGTCCTCAGTCACATAACATGAAGAGGACACATGAGATGCTTGAG GCTAAAACAGGAGGATTGGTGATTTGGAGATCAGGCAGTTCAATAGTGATATACAAAGGACTATCATATGCATTTGATTGTGTAAAATCATTtgttaaacaaaataaagctAATTTGGATACATTAGAATTGTCTCGAGATTCGGTGGATAACAGTggaattaaatatttgaatggAGTACATGGAACATCAAAGTCTTATTCGAATAGTCTaacagaagaagaaaagatgGATTTAAGTGAGCTCAATCTTCTTTTGGATGAGCTCGGCCCGCGTTTTGAAGATTGGAATGGTCGTTATCCTCTTCCCGTGGATGCAGATTTATTGCCTGCTGTTATTCCTGGATATAAACCTCCTTTCAGACGTCTCCCTTATGGTGTTAGACAGAATTTAAGAGACAGAGAAATGACATACTTTCGTAGGACAGCGCGAGGGATGCCCCCACATTTTGCGCTAG GAAGAAACCGAGAGCTGCAAGGTCTGGCTGCTGCAATGGTGAAGCTATGGGAAAGAAACGCTATTGCAAAGATTGCCATCAAACGTGGATGGGAAAGAAACGCTATTGCAAAGATTGCCATCAAACGTGGTGTGCATAATACATGCAATGAAAGGATGGCAGAAGAACTCAAG GTGTTGACGGGAGGAACACTCTTATCTCGTAATAAGGACTATATAGTCTTTTATAGGGGTAATGACTTCTTGGCACCGGCTGTTACAGAAGCGTTAAAAGAAGCAGAGACACGGAATACTCTTCAACAAGAACATGAAGAACAAGCACGACAGGCAGCAGCAACCTCTATTGTTTCAAACCGTAGGACTGCTAAAAGGCCATTGGTTGCAGGAACCCTTGCTGAGACCATAGCAGCAACTTCACGCTGGGCTAACCCACCCAGTAATCAAGAGATAGAGAAAATGATGAAAGATGCAGCTGAAGCTAGGCATGCTACTCTGATCAGATTTCTTGAATACAAGCTGGCTCTT GCAAATAGGAAAGTGAAAAAGGCGGAGAGGGCTTTACAAAAGTTGCAGAAGAATCTGGAACCAGCTGAGCTGCCAACTGATTTGGAAACGTTAACTTCTGAAGAGAGGTTTTTATTCCGTAAAATGGGTCTGAGCATGAAACCTTTTTTGGTTCTAG GGAGGCGAGAGGTTTTTGATGGCACCATACAAAACATTCATTTACACTGGAAGTACCGGGAGTTGGTAAAGATCAATGTAGAACGAAAAACCTTTCCACAAGTGAAACATTTTGCAATTAGCCTTGAGGCTGAAAGTGGCGGGGTTCTAGTATCTATTGACAAAACTACTCGAGGCCATGCAATTATCCTCTATCGAGGCAAGAATTATCAGCGACCCAGTGAATTCAGACCTAAAAATCTTCTAACAAGGAGGCAGGCATTGGCACGTTCAATAGAACTTCAAAGAAGGGAG GCATTAAAACATCATATATTGGAGTTGAAGGATAAGATCGAGAATATGAAATCCGATCTG GATGAAACGAAAACTGTGAAGGAGATTGATGAGGAGGCCTTGTACTCTCGGTTAGAAGCATTTGCTGATGACGAGGACATGGAAGAGGTGAGTGCCCCTTTTCCATTTCCCCTTAAAAGTTAA